The proteins below are encoded in one region of Corynebacterium felinum:
- a CDS encoding helix-turn-helix transcriptional regulator, giving the protein MTNNGQLKPATDLFPEAFRLSHKQRIVLDVLATYREGARVTDIADHLGMHINTARRHLDELVEKGAVHTMSAPSSGRGRPSLIYKARVPDNRIVANEYLSLIQVLGQHLDATDSETIQNLGQQWAKKMAASYSSGLEGVSEGEEYEFEDLVANLTRMGFDPEVCTGANGEVSVCMHSCPFIDDSGSPGEAICDLHRGMMLYHTSRSGLEARLLPLKTGGSCVLEIHQPDPHTTVADHALYDIDTECENAS; this is encoded by the coding sequence ATGACAAATAACGGCCAGCTCAAGCCCGCTACCGACCTCTTCCCGGAGGCCTTCCGGCTGAGTCACAAGCAACGCATCGTGCTCGATGTGCTTGCAACTTACCGTGAGGGCGCACGGGTCACAGATATTGCGGACCATCTGGGCATGCACATTAATACCGCCCGCAGACACCTCGACGAGCTTGTAGAAAAAGGCGCGGTGCACACCATGTCCGCCCCCAGCAGCGGTCGCGGTCGACCATCGCTGATCTATAAAGCGCGCGTGCCCGACAATCGTATTGTTGCCAACGAATACTTGTCCCTGATCCAGGTTCTTGGTCAGCATTTGGATGCTACCGATTCTGAAACTATCCAGAATTTGGGTCAACAGTGGGCAAAGAAAATGGCTGCCTCGTATTCTTCCGGCCTGGAAGGTGTCAGCGAAGGCGAAGAGTACGAATTTGAAGATCTTGTCGCCAATCTCACCCGCATGGGCTTCGACCCTGAGGTGTGCACCGGCGCCAATGGTGAAGTGAGTGTCTGTATGCACTCCTGCCCATTCATCGACGATTCCGGCTCGCCAGGCGAAGCAATCTGCGATTTGCACCGCGGCATGATGTTGTACCACACCAGCCGTTCTGGCCTTGAGGCACGCCTGCTTCCGCTGAAAACCGGCGGCTCCTGCGTGCTCGAAATTCACCAGCCAGATCCACACACCACAGTGGCAGATCACGCACTCTACGACATCGACACTGAATGTGAAAACGCCAGCTAG